Proteins found in one Amycolatopsis umgeniensis genomic segment:
- a CDS encoding ArnT family glycosyltransferase — MSGTLTRLPLSQDVVSESTSPRWAVWRSPAGQPRWARPLLLGIAAVAAVLYAWNLPAVDFAPLYSDAVKSMSGSWKAFLFGAVDATSTLDKLAGSFVPQVVSAKIFGFHAWSLALPQVIEGVISVLVMYRVVRRWAGVVPGLLAAGIFALTPVAASMFGHSMEDGALVMCLVLAVDAYQRAVLEGRLRSLVWAGVWVGLGFQAKMLQAWMVLPALAIGYLLSAPTGLRRRVKHVVVAGVVTLAVSLSWIALYTVTPASARPYVDGSTNNSAFAMVFGYNGLGHLGIQLPGARKFDNDGGVIDPQQAAGQRDILPAKRGNPDEDPTKATSRPVQKGWAKLFDGHLAVAVGWLYPLALLALLCGLWRRRGAERADPVRGGLVMWGVWLLTFGLVFSVADVPHTAYVASLAPAVTALSALGIVLFWRAYRDGGKQAWLLPLAVAAEVVWAAWLWSHYPNFLPWAKWGALALGVAAVVALVLVRVVKTASPRLVTAGLVVGVAAVVAAPATYAISVLDPDYSGMSFDANAGPESGRIPAAPPTPANGSGG; from the coding sequence GTGTCCGGAACACTTACCCGTCTTCCGTTGTCGCAGGACGTCGTGTCCGAAAGCACGTCTCCTCGCTGGGCGGTATGGCGTTCTCCGGCCGGTCAGCCGCGCTGGGCCCGGCCGCTGTTGCTGGGCATCGCGGCGGTGGCAGCGGTGCTGTACGCGTGGAATCTGCCGGCGGTGGACTTCGCGCCGCTGTATTCGGACGCCGTGAAGAGCATGTCCGGGAGCTGGAAGGCGTTCCTGTTCGGGGCCGTGGACGCGACGTCCACTTTGGACAAGCTGGCCGGTTCGTTCGTGCCGCAGGTGGTCTCGGCGAAGATCTTCGGCTTCCATGCCTGGTCACTGGCGTTGCCGCAGGTGATCGAGGGCGTGATCTCGGTGCTGGTGATGTACCGGGTGGTGCGGCGCTGGGCCGGTGTGGTGCCCGGTCTGCTGGCGGCCGGGATCTTCGCGTTGACTCCGGTTGCCGCGTCGATGTTCGGGCACAGCATGGAGGACGGCGCGCTGGTGATGTGCCTGGTGCTGGCTGTCGACGCCTATCAGCGGGCGGTGCTGGAGGGGCGGTTGCGGTCGCTGGTGTGGGCCGGGGTCTGGGTGGGGCTGGGCTTCCAGGCGAAGATGCTGCAGGCGTGGATGGTCTTGCCTGCGCTGGCGATCGGTTATCTGCTGAGTGCGCCGACCGGGTTGCGTCGCCGGGTGAAGCATGTGGTGGTCGCCGGTGTGGTGACGTTGGCGGTGTCGCTGTCGTGGATCGCGCTGTACACCGTCACCCCGGCCAGTGCCCGGCCCTACGTCGACGGCAGCACGAACAACAGCGCCTTCGCCATGGTGTTCGGCTACAACGGCCTCGGGCACCTGGGCATCCAGCTGCCCGGCGCCAGGAAGTTCGACAACGACGGCGGCGTGATCGACCCGCAGCAGGCGGCCGGGCAGCGTGACATCCTCCCCGCCAAGCGGGGAAATCCCGACGAGGACCCGACGAAGGCGACGAGCAGGCCGGTCCAGAAGGGCTGGGCCAAGCTGTTCGACGGCCACCTCGCCGTCGCGGTCGGCTGGCTGTACCCGCTCGCGCTGCTGGCCCTGCTGTGTGGACTGTGGCGGCGGCGCGGGGCCGAGCGCGCCGATCCGGTGCGCGGCGGGCTGGTGATGTGGGGGGTGTGGCTGCTGACCTTCGGTCTGGTCTTCAGCGTCGCCGATGTCCCGCACACCGCGTACGTGGCTTCGCTCGCGCCGGCGGTCACTGCGCTCTCCGCCCTGGGCATCGTGCTGTTCTGGCGGGCGTACCGGGACGGCGGCAAGCAGGCTTGGCTGTTGCCGCTCGCGGTGGCGGCCGAGGTGGTTTGGGCCGCGTGGCTGTGGTCGCACTACCCGAATTTCCTGCCGTGGGCGAAGTGGGGTGCGCTCGCGCTGGGCGTGGCCGCCGTCGTCGCGCTGGTCCTGGTGCGCGTGGTCAAGACCGCCTCGCCCCGTCTGGTCACCGCCGGGCTCGTCGTCGGGGTCGCGGCCGTGGTGGCCGCGCCCGCCACATACGCGATCTCCGTGCTGGACCCCGATTACTCCGGCATGTCCTTCGACGCCAATGCCGGCCCGGAGTCGGGCCGGATTCCCGCCGCGCCGCCCACCCCGGCCAACGGGTCGGGCGGGTGA
- a CDS encoding DUF2716 domain-containing protein codes for MEEFAFVELSRETGDCLWEEFVSGYSFTRSRRPAIREPAPSVTWALPPCGGPGRPFLDAALPVAQLVCDVLRECVEYWDSVFHHDGVHFSTQYRPHRVVDVRDVEKWEYLFYPNGDFSIFVAKDLSFGVVGNPFEESFCVFGESAVAAAERHNAGLLTEVLRRDGIAVSQNAATATPMTQEESGFPRSGSCWKR; via the coding sequence GTGGAGGAGTTCGCGTTCGTTGAATTGTCGCGTGAAACCGGTGACTGCTTGTGGGAGGAGTTCGTGTCAGGATATTCCTTCACGCGTTCCCGGCGGCCGGCCATTCGCGAGCCTGCCCCGTCGGTGACCTGGGCGTTGCCGCCTTGCGGCGGTCCGGGCCGCCCTTTCCTCGACGCCGCCCTCCCGGTCGCTCAACTGGTTTGCGACGTGCTGCGAGAATGTGTCGAATACTGGGATTCGGTATTCCACCACGACGGTGTGCACTTCTCGACCCAGTATCGCCCTCATCGGGTCGTCGACGTACGTGACGTGGAAAAGTGGGAGTACCTTTTCTACCCCAACGGCGATTTCTCGATCTTCGTCGCAAAAGACCTGTCTTTCGGCGTGGTCGGGAATCCGTTCGAGGAATCCTTTTGCGTCTTCGGGGAATCTGCTGTCGCCGCGGCCGAACGTCACAACGCGGGCTTGCTGACCGAAGTCCTCCGCCGTGACGGCATCGCGGTCTCCCAGAACGCGGCCACAGCTACACCCATGACTCAAGAGGAATCAGGGTTCCCAAGGTCCGGAAGCTGCTGGAAGCGCTGA
- a CDS encoding response regulator, translating to MTVRVLVADDQDLVRTGLSMILEAQPDIEVVGQAADGHVAVELAHRLRPDVCLVDIQMPGLDGIEVTKLLAGRGVPDPIAVVVITTFDLDEYIQGALRAGARGFLLKDAGTELLVQAVHAAAVGDALIAPNVTRRLLATLAAREPSSRRTQPIEPLTEREEEVLMLVARGRTNAEIAAELFIGLTTAKTHVASLLAKIGARNRVEIAMWAYDTGRVGD from the coding sequence ATGACGGTGCGCGTACTGGTGGCTGACGACCAAGATCTGGTGCGCACCGGTCTGTCGATGATCCTTGAGGCGCAGCCCGACATCGAGGTCGTCGGCCAGGCCGCCGACGGCCACGTCGCCGTCGAGCTGGCGCATCGGCTCCGCCCCGACGTGTGCCTGGTCGACATCCAGATGCCCGGACTCGACGGCATCGAGGTGACCAAGCTCCTCGCGGGGCGGGGCGTCCCGGACCCGATCGCGGTAGTGGTGATCACGACATTCGACCTCGACGAGTACATCCAGGGCGCGCTCCGGGCCGGCGCCCGAGGCTTTCTGCTCAAGGACGCCGGGACGGAGCTGCTCGTTCAGGCCGTCCATGCCGCCGCCGTCGGCGATGCCCTGATCGCGCCGAACGTCACCCGGCGACTGCTGGCCACCCTCGCGGCCAGAGAACCGTCGAGCCGGCGAACCCAACCGATCGAGCCGCTCACCGAACGCGAGGAGGAGGTGCTGATGCTGGTCGCCCGGGGCCGCACGAACGCCGAGATCGCCGCCGAGCTGTTCATCGGCTTGACGACCGCCAAGACCCACGTCGCCAGCCTGCTGGCCAAAATCGGCGCCCGAAACAGGGTCGAGATCGCGATGTGGGCGTACGACACCGGCCGGGTGGGGGACTGA